A region from the Chloroflexota bacterium genome encodes:
- a CDS encoding amidohydrolase family protein, protein MWNGMKVVDVHGHVSRPPQVRQFAAGLMSNRTPAKMNIPDDVAEPAFQRHLADMDDRLIDFQLVGPRPVDQWQWMPMFLQRSWARATNDHIAQSVRLHPDRFAGMTHLPQDASAPDTKHTLEELEYTVNELGFVGCYLNPDPDGKRTAPGVHEPYWFDLYEKCLELGVQVLVHPCPSEDPRLQVVPANYQINNVVEEYIASMLYMYGGVFDRYPELKVCICHCGGALQRFIPTDYQHSGPDKDFSENLFYDSNALDPVFLEAAIKQRGVSQMCFGTEVPGSGRAVRPETGRPGDDLVRTIDGLEFLTDDDKKTIFHSNPLKVFTKVGELV, encoded by the coding sequence CTCATGTCCAACCGGACGCCGGCGAAGATGAACATTCCGGACGACGTTGCGGAGCCCGCCTTCCAGCGCCACCTCGCCGACATGGACGACCGGCTGATCGACTTCCAGCTCGTCGGGCCGCGGCCCGTCGACCAGTGGCAGTGGATGCCCATGTTCCTGCAGCGATCGTGGGCGCGGGCCACGAACGACCACATTGCGCAGTCGGTGCGGCTGCACCCGGACCGGTTCGCGGGGATGACGCACCTGCCGCAGGACGCCAGCGCGCCGGACACCAAGCACACGCTCGAGGAGCTGGAGTACACGGTCAACGAGCTGGGTTTCGTCGGCTGCTACCTGAACCCCGACCCGGACGGCAAGCGCACGGCCCCCGGCGTTCACGAGCCATACTGGTTCGACCTGTACGAGAAGTGCCTGGAGCTGGGCGTCCAGGTCCTGGTACACCCGTGCCCGTCGGAGGACCCCAGGCTGCAGGTGGTCCCCGCCAACTACCAGATCAACAACGTGGTGGAGGAGTACATCGCCAGCATGCTGTACATGTACGGCGGCGTCTTCGACCGGTACCCGGAGCTGAAGGTGTGCATCTGCCACTGCGGCGGCGCGCTGCAACGGTTCATCCCGACGGACTACCAGCACTCGGGGCCGGACAAGGACTTCAGCGAGAACCTCTTCTACGACAGCAACGCGCTGGACCCGGTGTTCCTGGAGGCCGCCATCAAGCAGCGCGGGGTGAGCCAGATGTGCTTCGGCACCGAGGTGCCCGGCTCGGGGCGCGCGGTTCGACCGGAGACGGGGCGGCCCGGCGACGACCTGGTGCGCACCATCGACGGGCTGGAGTTTCTGACGGACGACGACAAGAAGACCATCTTCCACAGCAACCCGCTCAAGGTATTCACCAAGGTGGGCGAACTCGTCTAA